The Streptomyces sp. JB150 genomic interval CTGCGGGCCCTTCTGACCCTGCGAGATCTCGAACTCGACCCGCTGGCCCTCTTCCAGGGTGCGGTACCCGTCCATCTGGATCGCGCTGTAGTGGACGAAGACGTCCGCACCACCGTCGACCGCGATGAAGCCGTACCCCTTCTCCGCGTTGAACCACTTGACGGTGCCCTGAGCCATGCCTAACTCCCCTATTACTGGCCCTTGCACAGATCCACACTTCGCGGATCCGGGTCAGACCTCGCCCCCCAGTCAGCGGGGGCGTGCGCCGGAACGCGTCGACCGCGGCTGAATGTATCTGTCCAACTGCCGTCTGCAACAGGTCAATCGGACGAGAAATCCGGGCACCGGTGATCGGTTATTCACGGAGAATTCACCCGAATTCCGGGCAAGTCGGGCCCGGCATAAGGAACGAAAGGCGCAAAAGGCCCGCTGATTTTGGCTGCATCTCGACGCAGCTCCATCTCGCGAAGCGGAGCGGGTTCCCCAACTCTACCGCGCTCAACCACATGGAATTGCCCCCTCCGCATCTCTCACGGTGGGGGCAATTCGATGAACAGTGCGTGACAGCGGCGAACTCAGCAGCCGCCGGCGACCGCCGGAATGATCGAAACGCCCGCGCCGTCGGGCGTGGCCGTCTGCAGGCCCTGCTCGAACCGCACGTCGTCGTCGTTCACGTACACGTTGACGAACCGGCGCAGCTTGCCCTGGTCGTCCAGCACGCGGGCGGCGATGCCGGTGTGGTTCTTCTCCAGGTCGGCGATGACCTCGGCGAGGGTCGCCCCTTCGGCGGTGACCTCGGCCTGCCCGCCGGTGTAGGTGCGCAGGATGGTGGGGATGCGAACGGTCACGCTCATGCGAGGCCAGCCTCTCGGAAGGATTCCAGGTTCGGACGGATCGTGGCGGTGAGTCCCGTGCCGGCCACCGCGTCGAGGGTCTTCAGGCCGTCGCCGGTGTTCAGCACGACGGTGGTCTTCGTGGGGTCGAGGACGCCGCTCTCGATCAGCTTGCGCGTCACGCCGACCGTCACGCCGCCCGCCGTCTCCGCGAAGATGCCCTCCGTGCGGGCCAGCACCTTGATCGCGTCGACGATCTGCTCGTCGGTGACGTCCTCCACCGCGCCGCCCGTGCGCCGGGCGATGTCCAGGACGTACGGCCCGTCCGCCGGGTTCCCGATGGCCAGCGACTTGGCGATGGTGTCCGGCTTCTGCGGCCGGACCACGTCGTGCCCCGCCTTGTACGCCGCCGACACCGGCGAGCAGCCCTCGGCCTGCGCGCCGAAGATCTTGTACGGCCTGTCCTCGACCAGTCCGAGCCTGATCAGCTCCTGAAGGCCCTTGTCGATCTTGGTGAGCTGGGAGCCGGAGGCGATCGGCACCACGATCTGGTCCGGCAGCCGCCAGCCCAGCTGCTCGCAGATCTCGTACGCCAGGGTCTTGGACCCTTCCGCGTAGTACGGCCGCAGGTTGACGTTGACGAAGCCCCAGCCCTCGCCCGCCGGGTCGCCGATCAGCTCGGAGCAGAAGCGGTTCACATCGTCGTAGTTGCCCTCGATGCCGACCAGTTCGCCGCCGTAGACCGCGGCCATGACGACCTTGCCCTGCTCCAGGTCGTGCGGGATGAACACGCACGAGCGGAAGCCGGCGCGGGCCGCCGCGGCGCCCACGGCGCCGGCCAGGTTGCCCGTGGAGGAGCAGGACAGGGTGGTGAAGCCGAAGGCGCGCGCCGCCTCCAGGGCCTGCGCGACCACGCGGTCCTTGAAGGAGTGGGTCGGGTTGCCGGAGTCGTCCTTGACGAAGAGCTTGCCGGCCTCGACACCCAGCGCGCGGGCCAGGTTGTCGGCCTGGACGAGCTTGGTCCAGCCCGGGTTCAGGTTCGGCTTGTCCGCCACGTCGGCCGGGACGGGGAGCAGCGGCGCGTACCGCCAGATGTTCGCGGGGCCCGCCTCGATGCGCCGGCGCAGCTCCTCGGTGTCGTACGCGGAGAAGTCGTAGGCGATCTCCAGCGGGCCGAAACACTCCTCGCAGGCGAAGACCGGGCCGAGCGGGACGCGGTGCCCGCACTCACGACAGGAGAGCGCGGCGGCGGGACCGAGGTCTACGGTGGAAGTGTCCGCCGAAGCGGCGGCAGCGGAATCGGTGGTGCTTGCAACAGTCTGCACAGCCATGTGAGGCGAGGCCCTTTCTCCTCATCTTCCTCACGACGCACTTCGCCGTGAGACGGATTTGGCACCTTCCCTAGCCGGGGAGCCTCGCGAAAATGATCAACAACGATCTACGAGACCGGCTGGAGGGTTGCCGGGGCTTCATCGGGCCGTGTCCCTCTGCCCCTCTGGATGAGCTGTATGTGGTTGTCAGCGGCGGCGACCCCGGACATGCGATGGTCATCCGCGTTGCCCATGACTGTAACCGAAGGCCAGGACAGTTGAGATAGTCGTCCGAACCGCGAGATGGATCACAGAGGAATCCCGACAGTGAGGAGCCGCAGACCGTGCTGGAAGAAGTCGAGCGCTGGCTGAACACCCGCTCCTGGTCCGTGGCCGATCGCCCGCTGGTGAAGATCCTGGCCGCCAAACGGGCCACGGGCCAGACGGTGAGCGTCGTGCTGCCCGCGCTCAACGAGGAGGAGACGGTCGGCGACATCGTCACCGTCATCCGCCGCGACCTGGTGCGGCAGGTGCCGCTGGTCGACGAGATCGTCGTCGTGGACTCGGGCTCCACCGACCGCACCTCCGAGGTGGCCGCCGCCGCGGGCGCCCGGGTCGTTCACCGCGACGAGATACTGCCGCGGCTTCCGGCCGTCCCCGGAAAGGGTGAGGTGCTGTGGCGGTCCCTGCTCGTGACGCGCGGTGACCTCGTCTGCTTCGTCGACGCCGATCTGCGGGACTTCTCCTCCGACTTCGTCACCGGCATCGTCGGCCCGCTGCTGACCGACCCGGACGTGCACCTGGTCAAGGCGATGTACGACCGCCCGCTGGGCAACGCGGCCGGGCAGGGCGGCCGGGTCACCGAGCTGATGGCCCGCCCGCTGCTGAACATGCACTGGCCGCAGCTGGCCGGCTTCGTGCAGCCGCTCGGCGGCGAGTACGCGGCCCGCCGCTCGCTGCTGGAACAGCTGCCGTTCCCCGTCGGGTACGGCGTGGAGCTGGGGATGCTGGTCGACGCGCTGCACCTGGTCGGCCTGGACGCGCTCGCGCAGGTCGACGTCGGGGTGCGCAAGCACCGGCACCAGGACGGGCAGGCGCTCGGGCGGATGGCCGCGGCGATCTACCGCACGGCCCAGCTGCGGCTGGCGCGCGCGCATCTGGTGCGGCCGTCGCTGACCCAGTTCGAGCGGGTCGGGGACGGCTTCGAGCCGCGCACGTACTGCGTGGACACGGTGGAGCGCCCGCCGATGGTGGAGATCGCGGAGTACGCGGCCCGCCGGGTGGCGTGACCCGGTCGGACCGCCTGTATACGGCCGAACCGTACGTTTGAGCGGTTGGGGGTCGGGCTAGGTTGAGGACCATGGCTTCGACGTCAGGTGCTGCACAGGTACTGGTGGCCTCCAACCGGGGCCCGGTCTCCTACCGGATCGGCGACGACGGCTCGCTGCACGCCAAGCGGGGCGGCGGCGGGCTGGTGTCGGGTCTGTCGGCGATCGGGCCGGACGCGGGCGCGCTGTGGGTGTGCTCCGCGCTCGGTGACGGCGACCGTGAGGCGGTGCGCCGCGGGATCGGCGAGGACGGCGTGCGGATGCTGGACATCCCGGCCGACGTGCACGCGGACGCGTACAACGGGATCGCGAACTCGGTGCTGTGGTTCGTCCACCACATGCTGTACCAGACGCCGCTGGAGCCGGTCTTCGACGCGGAGTTCCGCCGCCAGTGGGCGTCCTTCGAGACGTACAACCGGGCCTTCGCCGAGGCGCTGGCGGCCGAGGCGGCCGGGGGCGCGGCGGTGCTGGTGCAGGACTACCACCTGGTGCTGGTCCCCGGGATGCTCCGCGAGCTGCGGCCCGACCTGCGCATCGGCCACTTCTCGCACACCCCCTGGGCGCCCCCGGAGTACTTCCGGATGCTCCCGGACGACATCGCCCGCGCCGTGCTGGGCGGGATGCTCGGCGCGGACCGGCTCGGGTTCCTCACCCGGCGCTGGGCGGACGCGTTCACCGCGTGCTGCGAGGCGTTCGCGGGCGGGCTCGGCTCCACCCGGATCGGGGTCCACGGGCTCGGCGCGGACGCCGACTTCCTGCGCCGGCGCGCGCACGAGGCGGACGTCGAGGAGCGGATGACCGCGCTGCGCGCGGAGATCGGCGAGGGCCGCAAGACGATCGTCCGGGTCGACCGCACCGAACTGTCCAAGAACATCGTCCGCGGCCTGCTCGCCTACCGTCAGCTCCTCGCCGACCACCCCGAGTGGCGCGAACGCGTCGTGCACGTCGCCTTCGCCTACCCCTCCCGGCAGGACCTCGCCGTCTACCGCGACTACACCGCCGAGGTCCAGCGCCTGGCGACGCAGATCAACGACGAGTACGGCACCCCCGGCTGGACCCCCGTCGTCCTCCACGTCAAGGACGACTTCGCCCGCTCCCTCGCCGCCTACCGCCTGGCCGACGTCGCCCTGGTCAACCCCATCCGCGACGGCATGAACCTGGTCGCCAAGGAGGTCCCGGTCGTCTCCGACGAGGGCTGCGCCCTGGTCCTGTCCCGCGAGGCCGGCGCCTTCGAGGAACTGGGCGAGGACGCGCTGGTGGTGAACCCGTACGACATCGTGGGCACGGCGAACGCCCTCCACCAGGCCCTCACCCTGCCCCCCGCCCAACGGGCCGAACGCACCAAGCACCTCGCCGCAGCGGCCACGGCCCTCCCCCCGGCCCAGTGGTTCCTGGACCAGCTGACGGCCCTGACGAACGAGCAGGACTGACACCCCTGCCTGACGGCCCGGCAGGACGCAGGACCCTGCCGGGCCGTCACGGCTCAGAGGGCGGAACGCGGTCACGCGCAGCGGGCACTGACGGGGCGGAGGCTTCGGGGCCAGAGGCGCTAGCGGGGCGGAGGCTTCGGGGCCACAGACGCTGACGGGGCGAGGGCGCGGAGGCCGGACGCCTGACGAACGGGACATCCGAGGGGCCTGACCGCGCCGACCGGGCCTGGCCCGACGCGCCCAGGCCACGGCCGAGCCACCGGGACGCGGCGGTCTGCGGCCGCCCGGCGCGGCGGATGCCCAGGCCGGCACGTGGACCGCCCGGCGGCGCGGCCCCCGTGGGCGGCAGCCCGCCCGTGTGCCGTAGTCCGAAGGGACCCGCGCGCGTCCCACTGCCCGGGCGGCGCGGCCCACCGGCCCCGGCAGCCGAGCGGCCCCCGGAGACTCCTGTCTCCGCGCTCGCCGGCCTATCGGCCGAGGCACCGGGGCGGCAGCAGGTGCCGTACGTCCCTGGCCGCACCCCACCGGACCGGCCCGCCAGGGCGGCCGTGCGTTCGTCGCGGCGGTCAGCCCGGATGCATGGGCACGCGCTCGTCCCTACGGCCGACGAGGTCATCGAGGGCGGTAGCGCGCCCGAGTGCCGCGCCCCGGCGGGTCGGTCCGTCGGGGCGGTCGCGGTGGTCGTGCCGGAGTGCGGGCAGCCTGGATCCGTCTCGCCGGAGGCGTCAGGGCAGGTGGGCTGCCAGGGTGTGGAGGAGGTGGACTACCCCTTCGGGGCCGGGGACGACCAGGTCGGCGCGGTCGCGGAGTTCGGTGACCTCGTCGCTGCCGCTGCAGACGAGGAGGCCGGGGGTGCCGTCGGCGCGGAGATCGCCGACGGCGGCGTAGGCGGGGAGGTCGCCGAGGTCGTCGCCGGCGTAGAGGACCGCTTCGACGCCGGTCTCGCGGACGTACCGCTTCAGGGCGACGCCCTTGTCGATGCCGGGCGGGCGCAGTTCCAGGACCAGGCGGCCCGGTTCGACGATGAGGCCGTGCCGGGTGGCCAGGTCACCGAGCGGGGTGCGCAGGGCCTCGAACGCGGCCTGCGGGTCGGCGGCGCGGCGGGTGTGCACGGCCACGGCGAACCCCTTGTCCTCCACCCAGGCGTCCTGGAAGCCGGTGAGGAGGGCGGGCAGGGCGGCGCGGACCTCGGCGACGCCCGGGTGCGGGTCGGGGGCGGTGATCTCGCCGGTGGCCGCGTCCCAGCGTTCCGCGCCGTAGTGGCCGAGGACGACCAGGCGGTCCAGGCCGGGGACGTCGGCGAAGCCGCCGTAGCGCACGGCGACCGCGGCCGGGCGTCCGGTGATGACCGCGACGGCGGCGACCTTCGGGGCGAGCGCGGTCAGCGCGGGCACCGCGCCGGGGTGCGCGCGGGCCTGCCGCGGGTCGGCGACGATCGGTGCGAGGGTGCCGTCGAAGTCGAGCGCGACCACCGCGCCGCCGGGGCGGGCGAGAAGGGCGCGCAGGCCGTCGCGGCCCTGCTCGGTCGCCGGTTCGGGAAGGTCCGTCGCATGTGTGTGAGGGCTGCCCATACGGCGAACCTAACCCCACGGGGCGCGGTCGAACCGTGAGCCTGGCCTCACCGCTCGGCGCGTCTGCGCTCCCTGACCCGGCGCAGCCGGTTCACCGTCACCGGGTCGTGCTCCAGTGCGCGCGGGTCGTCGAGCAGGGCGTTGAGGAGCTGGTAGTAGCGGATCGGGGCCAGGCCCAGCTCCTCCCGTATCGCGCGCTCCTTGGCGCCGGGGCCGGGAAAGCCCCGGCGCTCCAGCGCGAGGATGTCCTGCTCCCGTCGTCCGAGCGGCTGCCGCTCCCCACCGTCCATGGGTCAAAACGCTAGCCGCCGGCACTGACATCCGGACGACGGGTGACGACGGGTGAGGCCGGGCCTAGCCCGCGGCCGCCTCGCTCTCCGCGGTGAGCGCCGTGTTCTCCAGCGCGCCGAGGACGGCCGACGGGCTGCCGCCGGGGGCGACCGCCTTGCCGATCTGCTTCTTCACCTCGGCGCTGACCCGTGCCCAGGAGGTCTTGTCCACCGGGTACAGCTCGGCGAGCGGCAGTTCCTTCAGGAACGGCTGGAGCTCCCTGTCCTCGGCGGACGCGCTCATCACCTCGGAGGCGGAGGTGGTCACCGGCAGCAGTTCGTACTCACGCGAGAACGCGAGCACGTTCTTCCTGTCGTAGACGAAGTCGAGGAACTCCCCGATCTCCTCCTGGTGGCCGTTCTGCTTGAACGCCAGCATCCAGTCGGCGACGCCCATGGTCGCCTTGGACTCGCCGTTGAGGCCGGGCATCGGCACCATGCCGTACTTCACGCCCTTCTGCTCGGCCATCTTCATCAGCGAGGGGTGGCCGTTGAGCATGCCGACCTGCCCGTCGGCGAACGCCGCGAAGGCGTCGGCGCGGTTGAGCTTGGCGGGGGCGACGGGACCGGTCAGCTCCTTGCCGACGAGTTCGTCGCGCAGCCAGGTGAAGGTCTCGACGTTCTCCGGGGAGTCGATGCCGTAGCCGCCGGAGCCGTCGGTGTAGCCGCCACCGCCGCTGAGCAGCCACTGCATGGTCTCGGCCTGCGCCTCCTCGGGCCCGAGCGGCAGCGCGTACGGGAACTTCACGCCCTCGGCCTTCAGCGCCTCGGCGCCGGCGGCCAGCTCCGCCCAGGTGGTGGGCGGGGTGATGCCGGCCTTGGCGAAGAGGGTCTTGTTGTAGAAGAGCAGGCGGGTGGAGGCCGCGAACGGCATCCCGTACTGCACGCCGTCGAGCTGGCCGGCAGTGGCGAGCTGGGAGACGAAGTCGGCCTGGACCGGGATGGAGAGCAGGTCGTCGGCCGGGTAGAGCAGCCCCGCGTCCGCGTAGTCGGCGTACGCGCCGATCTGCGCCATGTCGGGTGCCTTGCCGGCGTCGACCATCTCCTTGACCTTGGCGTCGACGTCGTTCCAGGAGTAGACGCTGACCTCGATCTTCACTCCGGGGTGGTCGGCCTCGTACTCCTCGACCAGCTTCGCCCAGTACTTGGTGGAGCTGTTGGCCGGGCTGTCGCCGTAGTCGGCGGCGACCAGCCGCAAGGTGACGTCGTCGGAGTCTCCGGTGAGGCCGCAGCCGCCCAGGACCGCCGTCATGCCCAGGGCGGACATCACCGCGATCATTCCCGTCTTGCGCCGCTGCACTGCTTCCCCAACCCCTGTCGTCTCACGTGTTCCTGTTGTCCGAATTCCGGAAGGAGGTCTACACCTTCCGGGAAAACAAGGTCTACACCACGCGAGTGGACTAGACCTCTTCCGGGTCCTCGGGCCACACTGTCCCCCGTGAGACACGTCATCGCCCTCGATGTGGGCGGCACCGGGATGAAGGCCGCCCTGGTCGGGGCGGACGCCGTGCCCTTTGCGGACACACCCGGACCGCCCGTGCCCGCGCTGCTGCACCAGGCGCGCCGGGCCACCGGCCGCGAGCGCGGCCCGGAGGCGGTCGTGGAGACGATCCTCGACTTCGCCGCCGAGCTGTCCGCGTACGGCGAGCGACACCTCGGCGAACCGGCCGCCGCCGCCGGAGTCGCCATCCCCGGCATCGTCGACGAGCAGCGGGGCGTCGCCGCCTACTCCGCCAACCTCGGCTGGCGCGACGTCCCCCTGCGCGACCTGCTGCGCGAACGGCTGTCCGGCATCCCCGTCGCCCTCGGCCACGACGTGCGCACCGGCGGCCTCGCCGAGGGCCGCGTCGGCGCCGGCCGGGGCGCCGACCGCTTCCTGTTCGTCCCGCTGGGCACCGGCATCGCGGGCGCCATCGGCATCGACGGCACCGTGGAGGCGGGCGCGCACGGCAACGCGGGCGAGATCGGCCACGTCGTCGTACGCCCCGGCGGCACCCCCTGCCCCTGCGGCCAGCACGGCTGCCTGGAGCGCTACGCCTCCGCCGCCGCCGTCAGCCAGGCCTGGGCCGAGGCGACCGGCGACCCCGACGCGGACGCGGCGGACTGCGCCAAGGCCGTCCTGTCCGGCGACCCGAACGCCGTCCGGATCTGGCAGGAGGCGGTCGACGCCCTCGCCGACGGCCTGGTCACCGCCCTCACCCTGCTGGACCCCCGCACGATCGTCATCGGTGGCGGGCTCGCCGAGGCGGGGGAAACCTTGTTCACACCGCTGCGGGACGCCGTCCGGCGGCGGATCACCTTCCAGCAACCGCCGTCGATCGTCCCGGCGGCCCTGGGCGACACGGCCGGCTGCCTGGGCGCCGGGCTCCTGGCGTGGGATCTCCTGGATTCGACCGACGGTACGGAGGTAACGACCTGATGGCACCCCAGCCAGGGGCGCGGGACAGCGCCGCATCGCGACCGGACCGCGGGGCGCGACCGGCCACGACGATCCCGCACCCCGCGACGGACGGCACCCCGCTGCTGCTGACCGGCGCCCACGTCGTCCTGCCCACGGGCACCGTCGAGAACGGCCGGCTGGCGGTCGAGGGCACCCGCATCGCCGCCGGCGCCCCGGCCGGCGCCCACGTCCTCGACGTGACCGGCCACTGGCTCGTCCCCGGCTTCGTCGACCTGCACAACCACGGCGGCGGCGGAGCCAGCTTCACCAGCGGCACCGTCGACGACGTCCTGCGCGGCATCCACACCCACCGCACCCACGGCACCACCACCCTCGTCGCCTCCACCGTCACCGGCGACATGCACTTCCTCGCCCAGCGCGCCGGACTCCTCAGCGAGCTGGCCGAACAGGGCGAGATCGCCGGCATCCACTTCGAGGGCCCGTTCATCTCCCCCTGCCGCAAGGGCGCCCACTCCGAGGAACTGCTGCGCGACCCGGACCCGGCCGAGGTCCGCAAACTGATCGACGCCGCCCGCGGCCACGCCAGGATGGTCACCCTCGCCACCGAACTGCCGGGCGGCATCGACTCCGTACGCCTCCTCGCGGACCACGGCGTGATCGCGGCGATCGGCCACACCGACGCCACGTACGAGCAGACCGTCGAGGCGATCGAGGCGGGCGCCACCGTCGCCACCCACCTGTTCAACGCGATGCCCGCGCTCGGCCACCGCGCCCCGGGCCCCATCGCGGCACTGCTGGAGGACGAGCGGGTCACCGTCGAGCTGATCAACGACGGCACCCATCTGCACCCGGCCGCGCTGGAGCTGGCGTTCCGGCACGCGGGCCCGAGCCGGGTCGCGTTCATCACCGACGCGATGGACGCGGCCGGCTTCGGCGACGGCCGCTACATGCTCGGCCCGCTGGAGGTCGAGGTCGCGGACGGCGTGGCCCGGCTGGTGGAGGGCGGCTCGATCGCGGGCTCCACGCTCACCCTGGACCGCGCCTTCAAGCGGGCGGTGACCGTCGACCGGCTGCCCGTCACGGACGTCGTCGCGGCCCTGTCCGCCAACCCGGCCCGGCTGCTGGGCATGGACGACCGGATCGGCTCCCTGGAGCCCGGCAAGGACGCCGACCTGGTGCTGCTGGACGGCGACTTCGAGCCGGTCGGCGTGATGCGCCGGGGCGAATGGGTGGTTGAGCCCCAACTGGGGTGATCCGTCCGCGAGTCGAGGGACGACGGCCGGTTCCGGGACTGGGCCGGCCGCCGTCTCTTTGGCATGATCGAGCCCTCCGGGGAACGTCTCGCACCTCCGGAGACACACGTCTCGACAAGCGCATTCACTCGGGGGAGGCCGGCCCAGGTGATCCTCACGGTCACGCTGAACACCGCTCTCGACATCACGTACCGCGTCCGGTCCCTGCGGCCCCACACCACCCACCGGGTCACCGATGTCACCGAGCGCCCCGGCGGCAAGGGCGTCAACGTCGCCCGGGTCCTCGCCGCCCTCGGCCACGAGGTGACCGTCACCGGTTTCGCGGGCGGCGGCACCGGACGGGCCGTGCGGGACGGCCTCACCGCCACACCGGGCGTGACCGACGCGCTCGTCCCCGTCGGCGGCGCCACCCGGCGCACCGTCGCCGTCGTCGACGAGCACAGCGGCGACACCACCCAGCTGAACGAGCCGGGCCCGCTGATCGACCCCGCGGAGTGGTCCGCCTTCCAGGAGGTCTACGCGGACCTGCTCACCGCCGCCGACGCGGTCGCCCTGTGCGGCAGCCTCCCGCCGGGCGTCCCGGTGGGCGCCTACGCCGGGCTGGTCCGCACCGCCCGCGCGGCCGGCGTCCCCGTCCTGCTGGACACGAGCGGCGAGCCGCTGCGCCGGGCCGTCGCAGCCCGCCCGGACATCATCAAGCCGAACGCCGACGAACTGGCCGAACTGACCGGCGCCTACGAGCCGCTGCGCGCCACCCAGGACGCGCGCCGGCGCGGCGCCCGCGCGGTGGTGGCCTCCCTCGGCCGGGACGGTCTGCTCGCCCTGACCCCGGAGGGCCGCTGGCGCGCCGCCCCGCCCGCGCGGATACCCGGCAACCCGGCCGGCGCGGGCGACTCGGCCGTCGCGGGCCTGCTGTCGGGACTGGTGGAGAACCTGCCGTGGCCGGAGCGCCTGGCCCGCGCGACCGCCCTGTCGGCGGCGACGGTCCTCACCCCGGCGGCCGGGGAGTTCGACCGGCGCTCCTACGAGGAGCTGCTGGGGCGGGTCGCGGTGACCCCGGAGGCCACCGCCGCGTGAGCCGCCCCGCGCGGGCTACTCCACCCAGCCCTTGGCCAGCCACAGCCGGTCGAGGTTGGCGTCGCACTGGTTGCCCTGCTCGCAGGAGATCTTCAGCTCGTTGGTGCCCTTGTTGAGCTGGATCCAGTTGTAGGTCTGCGTCCAGCCCTTCGCGTAGTCGCCCTCGGGGGCGTGCGCGAAGTTGGCCATGTTGACCTTGCGGGTCTGCGGCGTGCCGTTGACGGTGAGGGTGGCGTCGGCGTCCTTGCCGGGCACGCCGTAGCCCACGAACAGGGTGTACTTGCCGCTCTCCGGGATGCCGTCGACCTTCCAGGTGACGGACGCTCCCACGGTGTTGAAGCCGGTGACGTAGAAGCCGCCGTCCGCCTTGGCGCCCTTGACCTCGGAGGCGGTGGTCGCGCCGCCGCCGAGCTGGAGCGTCTTGGCGTCGATCGACGGCAGCTCCTTCTCGCCCGCCGCGCCGGAGGCGCTGCTCGTCGGCGTCGGTTCGGCGCTCTCGGTCGCGGTCGGGGTGGGCGTGGCGTCGCCGCCCGCGGCGTCGTCGCCGGAGTCGCTGCTGACCATGGCCACGCCGATGCCGATGACGACGGCCGCGACGACCGCCACCGCGCCGATCAGCAGGCCCTTGGTGTTCGGACCGCGCCGGCCGCCGCCGCCCCCGGGCGCCGGCTGCTGGGTGGTCGGCGCGCCGCCGGGATAGGTCTCGGGTGCGGCGTAGTGCGCGTGGGGCCGCCCGTAGGCACCCTGCTGCGGCGGCACGCCCTGTCCGTACGTGGCGTGCTGCTGCCCGCGCGGGCGGTCCCCGACGGTGCGCACCCTGCTGACCGAGTTCGGGTAGCCGTAACCGCCGGACGGCGGCTGGGCGCCGTTGGCCTGACCGTCGGCGTAGAGGTAGCCGAACGGGTCGTCGTCCTCGGGCGTGCTCGCGCCGTTGTTGCCGGGCGTCATCCCTCGTACTCCTCAAGCAGGTGCGGGTTCGGTGCGTGCGGTGGTGAGAGGGCGAGCCTACCCGCTCTGACTGACCCGAACGGGTGACCCGGATCGCATCACTTCGCTGACCTGCGGCTCAGCCGGCGCGGCGGTGCTGTTTGGGACGAGATCGTTTCTCGACGTACATCCGCTCGTCCGCTGACTTGAGCACTTCGTCCGCGGTCATCCCGCAGTGCGCCCAGCCGATGCCGAAGCTGGCGCCCACCCGGACCGCGCGGCCCTCGGCCCGGATCGGCTGGATGATCTCGTTGCGCAGCCGGACGGCGAGGTCCGCCGCGTCGGCGCGGCCGAGGCCGTCGGCGAGGATCACGAACTCGTCGCCGCCGAGCCTGGCGACGGTGTCGCCGTCGCGCACCCCGTTGCTGAGCCGGCGGGCGACCTCGATGAGGACGGCGTCGCCCGCGTTGTGCCCGAACCGGTCGTTGATGGACTTGAAGCCGTCGAGGTCGCAGAAGAGGACCGCGAGGCCCTTGGTGCCGTCGTCGTGGTCGCCCTCGGGGGCGACGGTGTGGACGTGGTGGTCGTAGACGTCGTAGCCGTCGGCGCCGGGCGGGAAGTCGAAGGCGTGGCCGGGCTCGTAGCCGGCGGGGCCGTAGGCGGCGTCGTAGGAGTCGTAGGAGTC includes:
- a CDS encoding ROK family protein, coding for MRHVIALDVGGTGMKAALVGADAVPFADTPGPPVPALLHQARRATGRERGPEAVVETILDFAAELSAYGERHLGEPAAAAGVAIPGIVDEQRGVAAYSANLGWRDVPLRDLLRERLSGIPVALGHDVRTGGLAEGRVGAGRGADRFLFVPLGTGIAGAIGIDGTVEAGAHGNAGEIGHVVVRPGGTPCPCGQHGCLERYASAAAVSQAWAEATGDPDADAADCAKAVLSGDPNAVRIWQEAVDALADGLVTALTLLDPRTIVIGGGLAEAGETLFTPLRDAVRRRITFQQPPSIVPAALGDTAGCLGAGLLAWDLLDSTDGTEVTT
- a CDS encoding DUF3263 domain-containing protein, translated to MDGGERQPLGRREQDILALERRGFPGPGAKERAIREELGLAPIRYYQLLNALLDDPRALEHDPVTVNRLRRVRERRRAER
- the otsB gene encoding trehalose-phosphatase, which gives rise to MGSPHTHATDLPEPATEQGRDGLRALLARPGGAVVALDFDGTLAPIVADPRQARAHPGAVPALTALAPKVAAVAVITGRPAAVAVRYGGFADVPGLDRLVVLGHYGAERWDAATGEITAPDPHPGVAEVRAALPALLTGFQDAWVEDKGFAVAVHTRRAADPQAAFEALRTPLGDLATRHGLIVEPGRLVLELRPPGIDKGVALKRYVRETGVEAVLYAGDDLGDLPAYAAVGDLRADGTPGLLVCSGSDEVTELRDRADLVVPGPEGVVHLLHTLAAHLP
- a CDS encoding MoaD/ThiS family protein, with protein sequence MSVTVRIPTILRTYTGGQAEVTAEGATLAEVIADLEKNHTGIAARVLDDQGKLRRFVNVYVNDDDVRFEQGLQTATPDGAGVSIIPAVAGGC
- a CDS encoding glucosyl-3-phosphoglycerate synthase yields the protein MLEEVERWLNTRSWSVADRPLVKILAAKRATGQTVSVVLPALNEEETVGDIVTVIRRDLVRQVPLVDEIVVVDSGSTDRTSEVAAAAGARVVHRDEILPRLPAVPGKGEVLWRSLLVTRGDLVCFVDADLRDFSSDFVTGIVGPLLTDPDVHLVKAMYDRPLGNAAGQGGRVTELMARPLLNMHWPQLAGFVQPLGGEYAARRSLLEQLPFPVGYGVELGMLVDALHLVGLDALAQVDVGVRKHRHQDGQALGRMAAAIYRTAQLRLARAHLVRPSLTQFERVGDGFEPRTYCVDTVERPPMVEIAEYAARRVA
- a CDS encoding trehalose-6-phosphate synthase, with the protein product MASTSGAAQVLVASNRGPVSYRIGDDGSLHAKRGGGGLVSGLSAIGPDAGALWVCSALGDGDREAVRRGIGEDGVRMLDIPADVHADAYNGIANSVLWFVHHMLYQTPLEPVFDAEFRRQWASFETYNRAFAEALAAEAAGGAAVLVQDYHLVLVPGMLRELRPDLRIGHFSHTPWAPPEYFRMLPDDIARAVLGGMLGADRLGFLTRRWADAFTACCEAFAGGLGSTRIGVHGLGADADFLRRRAHEADVEERMTALRAEIGEGRKTIVRVDRTELSKNIVRGLLAYRQLLADHPEWRERVVHVAFAYPSRQDLAVYRDYTAEVQRLATQINDEYGTPGWTPVVLHVKDDFARSLAAYRLADVALVNPIRDGMNLVAKEVPVVSDEGCALVLSREAGAFEELGEDALVVNPYDIVGTANALHQALTLPPAQRAERTKHLAAAATALPPAQWFLDQLTALTNEQD
- the thrC gene encoding threonine synthase, producing MAVQTVASTTDSAAAASADTSTVDLGPAAALSCRECGHRVPLGPVFACEECFGPLEIAYDFSAYDTEELRRRIEAGPANIWRYAPLLPVPADVADKPNLNPGWTKLVQADNLARALGVEAGKLFVKDDSGNPTHSFKDRVVAQALEAARAFGFTTLSCSSTGNLAGAVGAAAARAGFRSCVFIPHDLEQGKVVMAAVYGGELVGIEGNYDDVNRFCSELIGDPAGEGWGFVNVNLRPYYAEGSKTLAYEICEQLGWRLPDQIVVPIASGSQLTKIDKGLQELIRLGLVEDRPYKIFGAQAEGCSPVSAAYKAGHDVVRPQKPDTIAKSLAIGNPADGPYVLDIARRTGGAVEDVTDEQIVDAIKVLARTEGIFAETAGGVTVGVTRKLIESGVLDPTKTTVVLNTGDGLKTLDAVAGTGLTATIRPNLESFREAGLA
- a CDS encoding cold-shock protein; translation: MAQGTVKWFNAEKGYGFIAVDGGADVFVHYSAIQMDGYRTLEEGQRVEFEISQGQKGPQADMVRVTA
- a CDS encoding extracellular solute-binding protein; the protein is MSALGMTAVLGGCGLTGDSDDVTLRLVAADYGDSPANSSTKYWAKLVEEYEADHPGVKIEVSVYSWNDVDAKVKEMVDAGKAPDMAQIGAYADYADAGLLYPADDLLSIPVQADFVSQLATAGQLDGVQYGMPFAASTRLLFYNKTLFAKAGITPPTTWAELAAGAEALKAEGVKFPYALPLGPEEAQAETMQWLLSGGGGYTDGSGGYGIDSPENVETFTWLRDELVGKELTGPVAPAKLNRADAFAAFADGQVGMLNGHPSLMKMAEQKGVKYGMVPMPGLNGESKATMGVADWMLAFKQNGHQEEIGEFLDFVYDRKNVLAFSREYELLPVTTSASEVMSASAEDRELQPFLKELPLAELYPVDKTSWARVSAEVKKQIGKAVAPGGSPSAVLGALENTALTAESEAAAG